In Bos mutus isolate GX-2022 chromosome 2, NWIPB_WYAK_1.1, whole genome shotgun sequence, one DNA window encodes the following:
- the METTL21A gene encoding protein N-lysine methyltransferase METTL21A → MALVPYTETAEMGLQRFHKPLATFSFANHTIQIRQDWKQLGVAAVVWDAAVVLATYLEMGTVELRGCSAVELGAGTGLVGIVAALLGAHVTITDRKVALEFLKSNVQANLPPHIQPKAVVKELTWGQNLGSFSPGEFDLILGADIIYLEETFTDLLQTLEHLCSNHSVVLLACRIRYERDYNFLAMLERQFTVSKVHYDSEKDVHIYKAQRRCLREDL, encoded by the exons ATGGCCCTGGTGCCCTATACGGAGACCGCGGAGATGGGGCTGCAGAGATTCCACAAGCCTCTGGCCACCTTCTCCTTTGCAAACCACACGATACAGATCCGGCAGGACTGGAAGCAACTGGGAGTCGCAGCGGTGGTTTGGGACGCG GCTGTCGTTCTTGCCACGTATCTGGAGATGGGCACTGTGGAGCTCAGGGGCTGCTCTGCTGTGGAGCTGGGTGCTGGCACAGGGCTGGTGGGCATAGTGGCTGCCCTGCTGG GTGCTCATGTGACTATCACGGATCGAAAAGTAGCATTAGAGTTTCTTAAATCAAACGTTCAAGCCAATTTACCACCCCATATCCAGCCCAAAGCTGTTGTTAAGGAGCTGACTTGGGGACAAAATTTGGGGAGTTTTTCACCTGGAGAATTTGACCTGATACTTGGAGCTGATATCATATATTTAGAAGAAACATTCACAGATCTTCTTCAAACATTGGAGCATCTCTGTAGCAACCACTCTGTGGTTCTTTTAGCTTGCCGAATTCGCTATGAACGGGATTACAACTTTTTAGCAATGCTGGAGAGGCAATTTACTGTGAGTAAGGTTCACTATGATTCTGAAAAAGACGTACATATTTACAAAGCACAGAGGAGATGCCTGAGAGAGGACTTATAA